In the Clarias gariepinus isolate MV-2021 ecotype Netherlands chromosome 10, CGAR_prim_01v2, whole genome shotgun sequence genome, AGCGCTATTTCATGACGCTAAACCACTAAGTTAGCAGCtagctgtttatttaaaattcacttCCCGTTTGTTTTTAGCTCTCGGGGCTAACCACGACATTTTAGACTGGCTCAGCTATGTTTTTGGTTCGACtggatatttatattttaaatcgaCATCATGGATGATGTTATTTTGCTAAGCTCTGGAAGTGACGAGGACTCGGATATCGAGTTTGTTAGCAGTTACAGAGATGACAGCTCTAATAGCATCCCGTTTATCACCGCTGAGCTGCTGCCTGTCACACCTGTAAGTAATAAACCTTACTGATTTCTCTACACTAAACTCACATTTCATCATATATGTATGTTTAAAGCTGCATTTAttacttaaacaaaaaatacccctaaaacataaattatattattatccacctgcttttttaaacacacccacccacacacgtGTAATCACTTTTACTCTTTTGTTCAACACCTTCCCACTGTATAGAACTGTTACAGTATTATACTCTACATAACTGTTCATTTAtcatcatttactgtacatcacagtATCAACATCTTGGATTTCTATATTCCTAGGGGGGAAGAAAAGCACGTGAGGAGCATGTGCACTTAATGGCTGGGGCGATACAGGCAAAATATTATATTGTGATACTTTTCTGAAATACCTGATATGGACCGCAGTATGgaggaataaaactgattaAGTTATCAATCACGATTGTTTTGTGCGGCGTTTCAGGCCTccaaaattgattttaaaaaccCTGATTAGCCTCAtatataaattcaaattttaaaattttgtcacatacacagtcatacacagtacgatatgcagtgaaatgcttacacgaacGCCCATgatcttaaaaatgtaaaaacaattaacaacaaacaaaaaacaatagtggaataaaataagaataagttTAGCTATAGAAACATAGCCGTAGGAAAtagaacaaaatgtaaaaaaatatataaatataaaaaaaaacttatctatACAAAGTAGAAAAAATATGAAGATGAATTtgaatggaaataaatggaatgtccagaaagtgtgcaaatgtgcatgtgtgtgtaaatgtccaTGGTCCATATATGTCCATAATCTGCCCTGCATACATGTGCAAAAGTGAGATGGAAGGTTAAGGGTTAACGCAAATGTgcataaatgtgcaaatgtacAATATCCAGGAATCTCTGGGGTATGTGCAACTGTGCTTGAGTGTACAGATGAGTAATGTCCATAAGTGTTTATTACTGTGCCAAAATGCAGAGATAAGTGGTCCTGTATAGTGTCTAAAATAAACGATTATAAACCAATACAACAacgtgtttaaagtacccgaaataacccagaatttttacccagcataaaccacccaacgatgtgtttacagaaacgacacagcatttttagtgaatcttttttgagttattgtaatattttattctgaaagtctattttaccagttatttctatatttaagtttgatgtatttttaaaataacagtaaacagatacaaacagagataggctatataaccgctcattctttgtacaaataaaattatcagctagtgaacttgatcatatgtccaaacaacatttaaccaatgtttgtttttttaactcattattatacaataagtATCAAaagctctggttcagatttttaatttttgttgtataaagttcttagatgtgaaaattacaatcactgtggtatttcttcgatacaacatattgttaagacttttttatacttaattatACAGTACGTATTTAAAACTGCGGCGagtgaaaaatgtcaatttgcatcacctggcggtcattttactaatgactttaaaatgcaactgatttattttggctgctgctgtttttccaCGGCGGTGAGCACGAtggtaataggcattctggttgtctacctactgtataaaTGATTCTTTATCGAGTGCAGAAGCTTCCGAGTGGCTCAACATTATCAAAAATCACACATGTTAAAAGCGTCTGATATGCCTTTTTCCTCAAACCCACttattacacacacttatactAGGTTAAAAACACTGCCAGCGCTAATTAGTCgaaaattacataattttaaaCCGTGCGATCactgtcaagttgagttttCTGACTTTGGAGGTCTTTGAAGAGATAAAAtgccactgttttttttataatcctacaAGTGGCGCACtttgaactatttacacattttcatcacgTGTGATAGGAATGAATTATTtgctatttattttagaaattatgAAGGATGACAGATATGAGCTGTTCACCCGCACAATActttaatttgtaaaatttgGCAGATGACAGAGGGCAGATAAAATAATAGCCAGGATggtcataaataaatgtttggcgtaaataattttttcatgaccaaaacaaatcataatgttagaatgcaaaacaaaaactgatagcgttgttgttgttgaatgaGTGCTATGaaacatgtacattttttatttaggaatGTTTGGTTGAAtttttatgaagaaaaaaaaaaacatcatcattGAGCTTTACAGCATGTGAGTATCATTTTGTCAGTAGCTAAGTTTTTAGGTCACAATTAAGGCCCAAGAAATCCACTCCGTAATAGAACTTTTGTATGTGAAGTTATTTTACAATTTGAACATTACACAAGGTTTAAACTTAACGTTCTGGCTAATTAATACATATTTAGGTTTGGTAACAGCTGTAATGCAGCGGTAAAAATGGTGGAACATCTGtacattcataaataaaaaaataaaataaataaatatcgtACAATTTCAATTGCTTGCTAAACAACCCTTGTATGTGCAGCAATGGTAGCTTGTTGAGGCTGCGGTTGGAATCTACCCGCTTACTAACTGCCCTCCTAACTTACTGTCAATTTTACATACTGTCCCCTTTACTAACCATCCTTTTTACATAATGTCCCCTTTCCTAACTGCCCACCTTACTTACCGTCCCCTTTTCTAACACTACCCTTTCTATAATGCCCTctttacttttctaaccatatgtataatgtcccctttactaattttctttttttacaatgtcccctttactaactgtcctttttacataatgtcccctttactaatcctctttttttacataatgtcccctttactaacCATCCTTTTTACATAATGTCCCCTCTACTAATTCTCCTTTTTACATAATGTCCCCTTAACTAATTGTTATTTTTACACAATGTCCCCTTCACTTACCATcctttttacatactgtaccctTTTCTAACTCTCTCCTTTACATACAGTCTTCTTTTACTAACTGTCGATTTTACATACTTCCCTCTTTACTAACTGTccattttaaatactttactaACTGTCCATTTTACATAGTGTCCCCTTTACTAACTGTCCATTTTACATACTGCCCCTTTTTACTAACTGCCCCTTTAAATATTGTCCCTTTTTACTAACTGCCCTCTTTTCTCTCAGGTTCTTATCGATATCACAGGTCACCGCTTCTCATCAGACGGAACGAAACCTTCAAGAAGACTAAAGAAACTGTGTTCCACTATAGAAGTCATCGATCTGAATGATGTATCCGAATCACTTGTCAGCTCTACAGCCAGGTCGCCTGGAAAAGTTCGCCAGTCGTCGTGTTCAGTGGATCTTGAGAAAGATGTGATTAGTTTGGACTCAGGTGATGGGAATGACAGTCAGTCACCTGGTCCTGTGTCATGTGATCAAGAAAACACTTACACAAACCACTGCAACAGCGTTCAGTCACACTTACAAGATAGCAGCATGCAAAGCTCAGGAAACATTTTGCACCATTCAGGTCTAAAAAACATTTCGCTTGAATCTGAGACTTCTAATGGACTCCCAGATTTTTTTGAAGCACAGGACACTAATCAAATATCCACATCACCTCCTGCTGAAAAAAATCAAGATCACAACGAAAGTTTGGACTCCCCACACAGCTGGCTGAACAAAGCGCTGTCGCCTTTCACCCTTACCAGCCCATACTACTGCCCGAGTGAAATCGATGCAGCCGTGTTCTCTGACGAATCCCTTAATCTTTATAATGAAGACATGGACCTGAAATACCCAACATGCAGCTTTGATAAACCAGAATCCCCATTTAATGTTGATGAACCCCAAGaaaaaatgcacacaaacactttaTCACCTTCTTCAGTGCCTGTTAACCAGACGTTATCTACCTCATCCCAGTCACCACTGCTCCTCAGTCCCACGTCTACAGAACTCCTGGCTGGAGATTCATCAGAAACGGGGTCTGATCTGCTCATTGAGAGTCCACCTGTCAGTCCTGTGAAGTTCTCTTACCCTCTTAGTCCACCAACTCAACTGGTGTCAGGTATAAAAGGCTCTACTTCAGTGTTACAAGCAAGCGGCATGGACAGTGATGGTGCAGATATTTCTGAACCCCATGcagaagacagacagcagaTTTCTTTGGTGCAGTACAGAAAAATGAAACGTTTATTGGGAGGACCAGTTCAAGATATGGTAAACAATCTCCACTGCTTATTTCACAAAAACAATTATGATGATTAGCTGGATGCACAGAGAGCTAGGTTATAAATCCCAAACTCCTATAACCGAAATCCTCAGATCCTAAACCTAGATCCTAAATTCCTAGAGCCCAACTCCCCAAATCCTAAATCTATATCTTAAATCCCTTGAATCTAAATCAACAGATCTAAAAAACAGTTCTAAATCTAAATTGTACATTTTCTGCAAATTTACAGTGCAAATATACTTTCTAAATCCTCTTAGACCCTAACTCCGTAGATCCTAAATCTAGATCCTTATCCAACTGTAATG is a window encoding:
- the simc1 gene encoding SUMO-interacting motif-containing protein 1 is translated as MDDVILLSSGSDEDSDIEFVSSYRDDSSNSIPFITAELLPVTPVLIDITGHRFSSDGTKPSRRLKKLCSTIEVIDLNDVSESLVSSTARSPGKVRQSSCSVDLEKDVISLDSGDGNDSQSPGPVSCDQENTYTNHCNSVQSHLQDSSMQSSGNILHHSGLKNISLESETSNGLPDFFEAQDTNQISTSPPAEKNQDHNESLDSPHSWLNKALSPFTLTSPYYCPSEIDAAVFSDESLNLYNEDMDLKYPTCSFDKPESPFNVDEPQEKMHTNTLSPSSVPVNQTLSTSSQSPLLLSPTSTELLAGDSSETGSDLLIESPPVSPVKFSYPLSPPTQLVSGIKGSTSVLQASGMDSDGADISEPHAEDRQQISLVQYRKMKRLLGGPVQDMHTGDEDNKEFGMAEPLCRQSLSLVYSTIEENYTEGTLQLLSDLIQPCYYPPADITSHLLRGILLKPQCSRVLALEAFNLLMRTQKYHPADRSTIPWDWELLSSVMAEQDEARKLCGEVRLLLLQYVLQVLEDDFNFKLTMLRPHLSIANEILSCDYRHAQVSELLTWLLDAAKQSFCTIEDKEMQKRERNCCLKMLLILQRMLLLAMEVDLRPTCSSSKLSQELCTSLNSMAPCRRLRFLLLSTLQSNLLRCKMVELLLDQSCSQKRVLPMSFKLLLHFLHTSTLEPDPSDGTERWRRWDELLQLVWMLMLSYQEVITGHLRYSITERFKLTRAPMWTQNDHLTRDAVQEAAEVFLSRAVEDLGHDLPSQIQESLSQLQEHLLSISLQ